In Vibrio diazotrophicus, the following proteins share a genomic window:
- the ilvD gene encoding dihydroxy-acid dehydratase, producing the protein MPKYRSATTTHGRNMAGARALWRATGVKEEDFGKPIIAVVNSFTQFVPGHVHLKDLGQLVAAEIEAAGGIAKEFNTIAVDDGIAMGHGGMLYSLPSRELIADSVEYMVNAHCADAMVCISNCDKITPGMLMASMRLNIPVIFVSGGPMEAGKTKLSDQIIKLDLVDAMMQGADPKVSDAQSEQIERSACPTCGSCSGMFTANSMNCLTEALGLSQPGNGSMLATHADRKELFLNAGRRIVELTKRYYEQDDVTALPRNIANKDAFENAMALDIAMGGSTNTVLHLLAAAQEGDVDFDMTDIDRMSRLIPHLCKVAPSTQKYHMEDVHRAGGVMGILGELNRAGLLHAKTNTVLGLTMEEQLSQYDVMQTNSDAVKDFFRAGPAGIRTTKAFSQDCRWDTLDVDRKEGCIREKQYAFSQDGGLAVLSGNIALDGCIVKTAGVDESILKFEGPAVVFESQEDAVEGILGGKVKSGDVVVIRYEGPKGGPGMQEMLYPTTYLKSMGLGKECALLTDGRFSGGTSGLSIGHVSPEAANGGTIGLVKAGDTISIDIPNRTISLQVSEQELAERRAEQDKLGWKPVDRQREVSFALKAYASMATSADKGAVRDKSKLEG; encoded by the coding sequence ATGCCTAAATACCGTTCGGCCACCACAACACATGGACGCAATATGGCTGGAGCACGCGCACTATGGCGTGCCACTGGCGTCAAAGAAGAAGATTTCGGTAAACCGATTATCGCTGTCGTCAACTCATTCACTCAGTTCGTTCCGGGTCACGTTCACCTAAAAGATTTAGGTCAGCTAGTTGCCGCAGAAATTGAAGCCGCAGGCGGCATCGCAAAAGAATTCAACACCATCGCGGTTGATGATGGTATCGCAATGGGCCACGGCGGCATGCTTTACTCATTGCCATCTCGTGAACTTATCGCAGACTCAGTAGAGTACATGGTGAATGCACACTGTGCAGACGCTATGGTGTGTATCTCCAACTGTGACAAAATCACTCCGGGGATGCTAATGGCGTCAATGCGCCTGAATATTCCGGTGATATTTGTTTCTGGTGGTCCAATGGAAGCCGGTAAAACCAAGCTTTCTGATCAGATCATCAAGCTAGACCTTGTTGATGCCATGATGCAAGGTGCTGACCCTAAAGTCTCTGATGCGCAAAGTGAGCAAATAGAACGCTCTGCATGCCCGACCTGTGGTTCTTGTTCAGGTATGTTCACCGCAAACTCAATGAACTGTCTGACAGAAGCTCTCGGTCTTTCTCAACCGGGTAACGGTTCTATGCTTGCAACGCATGCTGATCGTAAAGAACTGTTCCTCAATGCAGGCCGTCGTATCGTTGAACTGACAAAACGTTACTACGAGCAAGATGATGTAACCGCTCTGCCACGCAATATCGCGAACAAAGATGCGTTCGAAAACGCAATGGCGTTAGATATCGCAATGGGTGGTTCAACTAACACGGTTCTTCACTTGCTTGCTGCGGCTCAAGAAGGCGACGTGGATTTCGATATGACCGATATCGACCGCATGTCTCGCTTAATTCCGCATCTGTGTAAAGTGGCGCCATCAACTCAGAAATACCACATGGAAGACGTTCACCGCGCTGGTGGCGTAATGGGTATTTTGGGCGAACTCAACCGTGCTGGCTTGCTACATGCTAAAACCAACACGGTGCTAGGTTTAACGATGGAAGAGCAGCTTAGCCAATACGATGTGATGCAAACCAATTCGGACGCGGTAAAAGACTTTTTCCGCGCAGGCCCTGCGGGTATCCGTACAACTAAAGCCTTCTCGCAAGACTGCCGTTGGGACACGCTGGACGTTGACCGTAAAGAAGGTTGTATCCGTGAGAAACAATACGCTTTCAGCCAAGACGGTGGCCTAGCTGTACTTAGCGGTAACATCGCGTTGGACGGCTGTATCGTTAAAACTGCAGGTGTGGATGAAAGTATCCTCAAGTTCGAAGGCCCAGCAGTGGTATTTGAAAGCCAAGAAGATGCGGTTGAAGGCATTCTTGGTGGTAAAGTGAAATCTGGCGATGTGGTCGTTATCCGTTACGAAGGCCCTAAAGGTGGTCCGGGCATGCAAGAGATGCTTTACCCAACCACATACCTAAAATCTATGGGTCTAGGTAAAGAGTGTGCACTATTAACTGACGGTCGCTTCTCTGGCGGTACTTCTGGTCTATCTATTGGTCACGTTTCTCCTGAAGCAGCGAATGGTGGCACGATTGGTCTAGTAAAAGCGGGCGACACTATCTCAATCGACATTCCAAACCGTACTATTTCTCTACAAGTATCAGAGCAGGAGCTGGCTGAGCGCCGTGCTGAACAAGATAAACTTGGTTGGAAGCCGGTTGATCGTCAACGTGAAGTTTCTTTTGCACTAAAAGCTTATGCCAGCATGGCAACCAGTGCTGACAAAGGTGCGGTGCGAGATAAATCTAAGCTAGAGGGCTAG
- a CDS encoding serine/threonine protein kinase, translating into MTQATFHFDALTPDLMWYALESIGIRAESGFLALNSYENRVYQFVDEDKRRFVVKFYRPERWTADQIREEHEFALELAEAEIPLVPPLVINGASLHHYQGYDFALFNSVGGRQFEVDNEEQLEWVGRFLGRIHKIGSEKTFQHRPTLSLEEYLYQPRELLQNSQCIPMHLENVFFNDLDYLIKKIEQQWSSKHANIRLHGDCHPGNILWRDGPMFVDLDDARNGPAVQDLWMLLNGERQDKLVQLDILLEGYQEFCDFNVSELKLIEPLRGLRMVHYMAWLAKRWDDPAFPIAFPWFNDPKYWESQVLSFKEQISALDEPALSLMPQC; encoded by the coding sequence ATGACTCAAGCAACGTTTCACTTTGACGCATTAACTCCCGATCTCATGTGGTACGCACTAGAGAGCATCGGTATTCGTGCAGAATCAGGCTTTCTTGCTCTTAACAGCTATGAAAACCGTGTGTATCAGTTTGTGGATGAAGACAAACGACGCTTCGTCGTAAAGTTCTATCGTCCAGAACGCTGGACAGCCGACCAAATTCGCGAAGAACATGAATTTGCACTCGAATTGGCAGAAGCGGAGATCCCGCTAGTCCCACCACTGGTCATCAACGGTGCTAGCCTTCATCACTATCAAGGCTATGACTTTGCACTTTTCAATAGTGTCGGTGGTCGTCAATTTGAAGTCGATAACGAAGAACAATTGGAATGGGTGGGTCGCTTTTTAGGACGAATTCATAAAATCGGTTCTGAGAAAACTTTCCAACATAGACCAACTTTGAGCTTGGAAGAATACCTATACCAGCCTCGAGAGCTGCTACAAAACTCTCAGTGCATTCCAATGCATTTAGAGAATGTATTCTTTAATGACCTAGACTATCTGATCAAGAAAATCGAGCAGCAATGGTCAAGTAAACATGCAAACATCCGCCTCCATGGCGACTGCCATCCCGGTAATATTTTATGGCGTGACGGTCCTATGTTCGTCGATCTCGATGACGCTCGTAATGGCCCTGCCGTGCAAGATCTGTGGATGCTACTTAACGGTGAAAGACAAGATAAGCTCGTTCAACTGGATATTTTGCTTGAAGGCTACCAAGAGTTTTGCGATTTTAACGTCTCGGAATTGAAACTAATTGAGCCACTTCGTGGTCTACGAATGGTGCACTACATGGCTTGGTTGGCAAAACGTTGGGATGACCCAGCATTCCCAATCGCCTTTCCTTGGTTCAACGATCCTAAATATTGGGAAAGCCAAGTGCTGTCATTCAAAGAACAAATCTCAGCATTAGACGAGCCTGCGCTCTCACTGATGCCACAATGTTAA
- a CDS encoding acyltransferase → MSYFLLIINALLVIVNTAISSLIICAIAVIKVLLPTPKLKARATQMADKAMWMWATVNAGLLAVSNPVQWDIEGGEDLKKDGWYLLISNHLSWTDIVVLCSVFKDRIPMPKFFLKHQLLYVPFVGMGCWALDMPFMRRYSREYLLRHPEKRGQDLQTTRRSCEKFKFHPTTVVNYVEGTRFDTHKQQAVRSSYQHLLPPKSGGMAYTLAAMGEQFENIIDVTLAYPDNLEKPFRDMLMGRMKRVVVRVRVLPVDENVSGDYFNDKPYKRQFQQWLGDVWQDKDKMLEEIYKS, encoded by the coding sequence TTGTCTTATTTTTTGCTCATTATCAATGCATTATTGGTTATCGTTAATACGGCGATAAGCTCTCTGATCATCTGTGCAATTGCTGTCATTAAAGTTCTGTTGCCAACCCCGAAACTGAAAGCGCGAGCCACTCAGATGGCAGATAAAGCGATGTGGATGTGGGCGACGGTGAATGCGGGATTACTTGCTGTTTCAAATCCTGTGCAGTGGGATATTGAAGGGGGAGAAGACCTAAAGAAAGATGGCTGGTACTTGCTGATCAGCAATCATTTGAGCTGGACGGATATTGTTGTGCTGTGCTCGGTATTTAAGGATCGTATACCTATGCCGAAGTTTTTCTTAAAGCATCAGCTCCTGTATGTGCCTTTTGTTGGAATGGGTTGTTGGGCGCTTGATATGCCTTTTATGCGTCGTTATTCCCGTGAATATTTGCTTCGTCATCCGGAAAAACGTGGTCAGGATTTACAAACCACTCGCCGCTCATGCGAGAAGTTTAAGTTCCATCCGACCACAGTGGTTAACTATGTTGAAGGTACTCGTTTTGATACCCACAAGCAGCAAGCGGTACGTTCTTCTTATCAGCACCTTCTGCCGCCGAAATCCGGTGGTATGGCTTATACCTTAGCGGCGATGGGTGAGCAGTTTGAAAACATTATAGATGTCACTCTGGCGTATCCAGACAATTTAGAAAAGCCATTCCGAGACATGTTGATGGGGCGTATGAAAAGAGTTGTCGTGCGTGTTCGAGTATTGCCTGTTGATGAGAATGTTTCTGGCGATTATTTCAATGACAAGCCATATAAACGTCAGTTTCAGCAGTGGTTGGGGGATGTGTGGCAAGACAAAGATAAGATGTTGGAAGAGATTTATAAATCTTAA
- the ccoG gene encoding cytochrome c oxidase accessory protein CcoG: MSQDKIDIKDVTPKVFNPKTHKGQEGDRFNPSKGIYVRESKGTYQKLRRYGGWFLLLLFGLVPWISYGDRQAILLDMGNQQFNFFGTTLYPQDLTLLALLFMIAAFGLFFLTTFLGRVWCGYLCPQTVWTFMYIWFEEKLEGSANKRRKQDEGKMTAKLAMRKTLKHIAWFAIALITGFTFVGYFVPIRDLVIDFFTINATFWPVFWVLFFAICTYGNAGWMRSIMCIHMCPYARFQSAMFDKDTFIVGYNTDRGEQRGPRSRKADPKALGLGDCIDCDLCVQVCPTGIDIRDGLQYECINCGACIDACDTTMERMGYEKGLISYTTEHRLSGKHTKVMRPKLIGYGAVLLVMCGLFVAQIAAVDPAGLSVIRDRNQLFRTNSAGEVENTYTLKVINKTQQTQDYQLDVSGLTDVTWYGKQTVQVKPGEVVNLPMSLGVKPDSLSSPVATIQFILSDDTNQFTIEVESRFIKKL; encoded by the coding sequence ATGAGTCAGGACAAAATAGACATTAAAGATGTGACTCCCAAAGTCTTTAATCCCAAAACCCACAAAGGTCAGGAAGGAGACAGATTCAACCCGAGCAAAGGGATATACGTTCGAGAAAGTAAAGGCACTTACCAGAAACTGCGTCGCTATGGTGGCTGGTTCTTATTATTACTTTTTGGATTGGTACCTTGGATCTCTTACGGCGATCGCCAAGCTATTCTATTGGATATGGGTAACCAACAGTTCAACTTTTTCGGCACCACACTTTATCCGCAAGATTTAACCTTGCTTGCACTCCTGTTTATGATTGCCGCATTCGGACTGTTCTTCCTGACCACATTCTTAGGACGAGTATGGTGTGGCTACCTCTGCCCACAAACCGTATGGACCTTTATGTACATATGGTTTGAAGAAAAGCTCGAAGGCAGCGCCAATAAACGTCGTAAGCAAGATGAAGGCAAAATGACGGCTAAACTGGCGATGCGTAAAACGCTCAAGCATATTGCTTGGTTTGCGATTGCGTTAATCACCGGTTTCACTTTTGTTGGCTATTTCGTGCCTATTCGCGACCTAGTTATCGACTTTTTCACTATAAATGCAACTTTCTGGCCGGTGTTCTGGGTTCTGTTCTTTGCCATCTGTACTTATGGTAATGCGGGTTGGATGCGTTCAATCATGTGCATTCACATGTGTCCTTACGCTCGTTTCCAATCTGCTATGTTTGATAAAGACACCTTCATTGTTGGCTACAACACCGATCGCGGTGAACAACGTGGACCTCGTTCACGCAAAGCCGATCCTAAAGCACTAGGTTTGGGTGACTGTATTGACTGCGACTTGTGTGTTCAGGTGTGCCCTACTGGTATCGATATTCGTGACGGCTTACAGTATGAGTGTATCAACTGTGGTGCCTGTATCGATGCTTGTGATACTACGATGGAACGTATGGGCTATGAGAAAGGTTTGATTAGCTACACCACAGAGCATCGTCTATCCGGTAAACACACCAAAGTTATGCGTCCAAAACTGATTGGCTATGGTGCAGTGTTACTGGTTATGTGCGGGCTGTTTGTCGCTCAAATTGCCGCGGTCGACCCTGCTGGTCTAAGCGTGATTCGCGATCGTAACCAGTTATTTAGAACCAATAGCGCAGGTGAAGTAGAAAATACCTACACGCTAAAAGTCATCAACAAAACACAACAGACCCAAGATTATCAACTTGATGTCTCAGGGCTCACTGATGTGACTTGGTATGGTAAACAAACAGTACAGGTGAAACCGGGCGAAGTGGTCAACCTACCAATGAGTTTAGGTGTCAAACCGGATAGCTTAAGTTCTCCTGTTGCGACAATTCAGTTTATACTCAGCGACGATACCAACCAATTCACGATAGAAGTTGAAAGCCGCTTTATTAAGAAGCTATAG
- a CDS encoding thiol:disulfide interchange protein DsbA/DsbL: protein MKKLFALVATLMFSLSAYATDFQEGVHYKELDLTPSSKPNVVEYFSFYCPHCNSFEPIIAQLKDKLPEGVKLQKNHVSFMGGNMGKSMSKAYATMIALGVEDKMIPVMFNRIHNLRKPPKDDQELRQIFTDEGIDGGKFDAAFNGFAVDSMVRRFDKQFQESGLSGVPSVIVNNHYLVQAQGIKTLDEYFELVNFLVNKK from the coding sequence ATGAAAAAATTGTTTGCACTAGTTGCAACCCTGATGTTCAGCCTTTCGGCTTACGCAACAGACTTTCAGGAAGGAGTGCACTACAAAGAGCTCGACCTAACCCCTTCTTCAAAACCTAACGTAGTAGAGTATTTCTCTTTTTACTGCCCGCACTGTAATTCGTTTGAGCCGATCATTGCCCAACTAAAAGACAAACTGCCAGAAGGCGTGAAACTGCAAAAGAATCACGTATCTTTCATGGGCGGTAACATGGGTAAATCAATGAGCAAAGCTTACGCAACTATGATTGCACTAGGCGTTGAAGATAAAATGATACCTGTCATGTTCAATCGTATTCACAACTTGCGTAAGCCACCAAAAGACGATCAAGAGCTTCGTCAGATCTTTACTGATGAAGGTATTGATGGCGGCAAGTTCGACGCTGCATTTAACGGCTTTGCGGTAGATTCTATGGTTCGTCGTTTTGACAAACAGTTCCAAGAAAGTGGTCTAAGCGGTGTACCTTCCGTAATCGTGAACAACCACTACTTGGTTCAGGCTCAAGGCATCAAAACATTGGATGAATACTTCGAGTTGGTGAACTTCTTAGTCAATAAGAAATAA
- the ilvG gene encoding acetolactate synthase 2 catalytic subunit, producing the protein MTGAQLVVAALKQQGIKTVFGYPGGAIMPIYDALYDGGVEHILCRHEQGAAMAAIGMARATQDVAVCMATSGPGATNLVTGLADAFLDSVPLVAITGQVASSHIGTDAFQEMDVIGMSLSCTKHSYLVTDINELAPTLAEAFEVAKTGRPGPVIVDIAKDVQLGQAPVTSLPSFTPPAIPQVDPQQLVKAQQLMTESKRPVLYVGGGVQLAHATDCVRNFLRLNPMPSVSTLKGLGTIERHDPHYLGMLGMHGTKAANLVVQESDLLIVVGARFDDRVTGKLDTFAPHAKVIHIDIDAAEFNKLRKANAALRGDINSILPQLELSHDIAPWVHHSESLRSGFKWRYDHPGDLIYAPLLLKQLSDMMPDSSIVSTDVGQHQMWAAQHIQPRMPQNFISSAGLGTMGFGLPAAMGAAVARPEDQSILVSGDGSFMMNVQELGTLKRRKIPVKMVLLNNQRLGMVRQWQSLFFDGRHSETILDDNPDFVMLAKAFDIPGKTITKKEEVEPALKEMLESKTAYLLHVLIDEEENVWPLVPPGASNNDMLENT; encoded by the coding sequence ATGACGGGAGCGCAACTAGTCGTAGCCGCTTTAAAACAGCAGGGTATCAAGACCGTTTTTGGTTATCCGGGTGGCGCCATCATGCCCATCTATGATGCTTTGTATGATGGCGGAGTAGAACACATACTGTGTCGCCACGAACAAGGTGCTGCAATGGCTGCCATCGGTATGGCCAGAGCAACTCAAGACGTAGCAGTATGTATGGCAACATCAGGCCCTGGAGCCACTAACCTTGTAACCGGCCTTGCCGATGCCTTTCTAGATTCCGTTCCACTCGTTGCTATCACAGGTCAGGTCGCCAGCTCTCACATTGGTACTGACGCTTTCCAAGAAATGGATGTGATAGGTATGTCTCTCTCTTGTACCAAGCACAGCTACCTCGTTACCGATATTAATGAGCTTGCTCCAACACTTGCAGAAGCATTTGAAGTTGCCAAAACTGGCCGCCCAGGTCCTGTTATCGTTGATATCGCTAAAGATGTGCAACTTGGTCAAGCACCAGTGACTTCGCTACCGAGTTTTACCCCACCAGCGATTCCTCAAGTTGACCCTCAGCAGTTAGTCAAAGCTCAGCAGCTTATGACAGAAAGCAAACGTCCTGTTTTGTATGTCGGCGGTGGTGTTCAACTGGCTCATGCTACCGACTGCGTGCGCAACTTCTTACGTTTGAACCCAATGCCTTCAGTGAGCACACTGAAAGGTTTGGGAACCATCGAGCGCCACGACCCACATTACCTTGGTATGTTGGGTATGCACGGTACCAAAGCCGCTAACCTAGTCGTTCAGGAAAGCGATTTGTTGATCGTTGTCGGTGCTCGTTTTGATGACCGTGTGACCGGCAAGCTGGATACTTTTGCTCCGCACGCGAAAGTCATTCACATTGATATTGATGCAGCGGAATTCAACAAACTGCGTAAAGCAAATGCTGCGCTGCGTGGTGACATCAACAGTATCTTGCCTCAGCTAGAACTGAGCCACGACATTGCTCCTTGGGTTCACCACAGTGAAAGCTTACGTAGTGGCTTTAAATGGCGCTATGACCATCCGGGTGATCTTATTTATGCCCCACTGCTATTGAAGCAACTGTCTGACATGATGCCGGATAGCTCAATTGTTTCTACCGACGTAGGCCAACACCAGATGTGGGCTGCACAGCATATCCAACCTCGTATGCCACAAAACTTCATCTCGTCAGCGGGTCTAGGCACGATGGGCTTTGGTTTACCTGCGGCGATGGGTGCAGCTGTCGCTCGTCCAGAAGACCAATCGATTCTGGTTTCTGGAGACGGTTCGTTCATGATGAACGTCCAAGAACTTGGCACTCTGAAACGCCGTAAAATTCCGGTGAAGATGGTTCTGTTGAACAACCAACGCTTGGGTATGGTTCGTCAGTGGCAATCACTATTCTTCGATGGTCGCCACAGTGAAACTATCCTAGATGACAACCCAGATTTCGTCATGCTGGCAAAAGCCTTCGATATTCCGGGCAAAACCATCACTAAGAAAGAAGAAGTTGAACCCGCATTAAAAGAGATGCTTGAAAGCAAAACCGCTTATCTGCTTCATGTCTTAATTGATGAAGAAGAAAACGTATGGCCGCTGGTACCACCGGGCGCATCCAACAATGACATGCTAGAGAACACTTAA
- the ilvM gene encoding acetolactate synthase 2 small subunit, with protein MQRYLLDIKADDKPVLLERVLRVIRHRGFIIRQVAATQNHESKVASVEIIVDSDRPITTLTNQIEKLWDVRTVDVTNIRNDELPNNNLQQQICA; from the coding sequence ATGCAAAGATATCTGTTAGACATCAAAGCAGACGATAAACCAGTACTACTTGAGCGTGTTCTGCGTGTTATTCGCCACCGCGGTTTTATCATTAGACAAGTAGCGGCAACTCAAAACCATGAAAGCAAGGTTGCAAGTGTAGAGATTATTGTCGACAGCGACAGACCAATCACAACTTTGACCAACCAGATTGAAAAATTATGGGATGTTCGCACTGTTGATGTGACCAACATCAGAAACGACGAGCTGCCAAATAACAATTTACAACAACAAATTTGCGCTTAA
- the ilvA gene encoding threonine ammonia-lyase, biosynthetic — protein sequence MTLTQQTGADYLRQVLRAPVYEVANVTPLQDMPRLTARIGNQVQIKREDRQPVHSFKLRGAYNMVANLTEEQKAAGVIAASAGNHAQGMALSGTKLGIKTTIVMPRTTPDIKVEAVRGFGGNVILHGSNFDEAKAEAERLSVENGYTFVPPFDHPLVIAGQGTIGMEMLQQNGHLDYIFVPVGGGGLAAGVAVLVKQLMPEIKVIAVEPEDSACLKAALDAGEPVVLDQVSMFADGVAVKRIGDETFRLCQQYLDGHITVSSDEICAAVKDIFEDTRAIAEPSGALALAGLKKFAEKNQLKDKKLATVLSGANTNFHGLRYVSERCELGEKREGLLAVTIPEQKGAFFKFCQIIGNRAVTEFNYRYSDDELANIFVGVRLVGGQEELQSIIKELHNSGYPVQDLSDDEMAKLHTRYMIGGKPSKPLKERLYSFEFPEYPGALLKFLSTLGTHWNISLFNYRNHGADYGRVLCGFELEQSDLERFSAHLVELGYRCKDETDNPSYRFFLAK from the coding sequence ATGACCTTAACCCAACAAACTGGCGCAGATTATCTGCGCCAAGTCCTTCGCGCTCCTGTCTATGAGGTGGCAAATGTCACGCCACTTCAAGATATGCCTCGTCTGACTGCTCGTATCGGTAACCAAGTGCAGATCAAGCGTGAAGACCGCCAGCCAGTGCACTCGTTTAAATTGCGTGGTGCTTACAACATGGTGGCGAACCTGACCGAAGAGCAAAAAGCCGCTGGGGTTATCGCGGCATCTGCGGGCAACCATGCTCAAGGTATGGCGCTGTCAGGGACTAAACTTGGTATCAAAACCACCATAGTTATGCCTCGCACCACACCGGATATCAAGGTTGAAGCGGTTCGCGGTTTTGGCGGCAACGTCATTCTTCACGGCAGCAATTTTGACGAAGCGAAAGCAGAAGCTGAGCGTCTGTCGGTAGAAAACGGTTATACCTTTGTGCCACCTTTTGACCACCCATTGGTCATCGCAGGTCAAGGCACTATCGGTATGGAGATGCTGCAACAAAACGGCCATCTCGATTACATTTTTGTCCCGGTTGGCGGCGGCGGTTTAGCAGCGGGTGTTGCGGTACTGGTTAAGCAGTTGATGCCGGAAATCAAAGTCATTGCGGTAGAACCTGAAGATTCAGCCTGTTTAAAAGCTGCTCTGGATGCAGGTGAACCTGTAGTACTTGACCAAGTCAGCATGTTTGCCGACGGTGTGGCAGTAAAACGCATCGGTGATGAAACCTTCCGCTTATGTCAGCAATATCTGGACGGTCATATCACGGTATCAAGTGATGAAATCTGCGCCGCTGTAAAAGACATCTTTGAAGATACTCGCGCAATTGCCGAGCCTTCAGGCGCTTTAGCTCTGGCTGGATTGAAAAAATTCGCCGAGAAAAACCAACTGAAAGATAAAAAGCTGGCAACCGTGCTATCGGGTGCGAACACCAATTTCCACGGTCTGCGTTATGTTTCTGAGCGCTGTGAATTGGGTGAAAAACGCGAAGGCTTACTTGCGGTCACCATTCCAGAGCAGAAAGGTGCGTTCTTTAAGTTCTGCCAAATCATTGGCAACCGTGCAGTGACAGAGTTCAACTACCGTTATAGCGATGACGAACTAGCAAACATCTTTGTCGGTGTTCGTCTGGTAGGTGGTCAGGAAGAGCTACAATCCATCATCAAAGAATTGCATAACTCTGGTTATCCAGTTCAGGATCTCTCTGACGATGAAATGGCGAAACTGCACACCCGCTATATGATTGGTGGTAAACCATCGAAACCATTGAAAGAGCGTTTATACAGCTTCGAATTTCCTGAATATCCGGGCGCACTGCTTAAGTTCTTAAGTACCCTCGGTACTCACTGGAACATCAGTCTGTTCAACTACCGTAACCACGGTGCTGACTATGGTCGCGTACTGTGTGGCTTTGAACTTGAACAATCTGATTTAGAACGTTTCTCTGCTCATCTGGTTGAGCTGGGCTATCGCTGTAAAGATGAAACCGACAACCCGTCTTACCGTTTCTTCTTAGCGAAATAG
- a CDS encoding YifB family Mg chelatase-like AAA ATPase yields the protein MGLAIIHSRASVGVEAPSVTVEVHISNGMPGFTLVGLPETTVKESRDRVRSAIINSQFVFPAKKITVNLAPADLPKEGGRFDLPIALGILAASNQISQTSLNKHEFIGELALSGELRRVKGVLPAALAASKKSRCLVVPHWNGDQAALVDRKLHKSAQTLLEVCADLCGHKTLSLFESSNIAPSVRTQRDLQDIIGQQQGKRALEIAAAGNHNLLFLGPPGTGKTMLASRLCDLLPPMSDVEAMETASVASLTQQEINIHNWKQRPFRSPHHSSSMAALVGGGSIPRPGEISLAHNGLLFLDEMPEFERKVLDSLREPLESGEIIISRVQGKTRFPARFQLVGALNPSPTGYHEGEQARVNPQVILRYLSRLSGPLLDRFDMSIEIPALPKGTLSNGGDRGEPTAMVKERVLQAREIMLERSGKVNALLQSREIEQVCPLTKPDAEFLENALHRLGLSVRAYHRIIKVARTIADLQGELQINRAHLAEALGYRAMDRLLKQLTSQSIS from the coding sequence ATGGGACTCGCGATTATTCATAGCCGGGCAAGTGTGGGTGTGGAAGCACCTTCAGTGACAGTGGAAGTTCATATTAGTAACGGCATGCCGGGGTTCACTCTGGTGGGGTTACCTGAAACCACCGTAAAGGAATCAAGAGACAGAGTGCGTAGTGCCATTATCAATTCTCAGTTTGTGTTTCCAGCCAAAAAAATCACGGTCAACTTAGCTCCGGCTGATCTGCCCAAGGAAGGAGGAAGGTTCGATTTGCCTATTGCTCTAGGCATCTTGGCTGCTTCGAACCAAATTTCGCAAACCAGTTTGAATAAACACGAATTTATCGGTGAACTTGCTCTGTCGGGTGAGCTTCGTCGCGTAAAGGGAGTGTTACCAGCGGCGTTAGCGGCGTCGAAAAAGAGTCGTTGTTTGGTTGTTCCGCATTGGAATGGCGATCAGGCAGCTCTCGTAGACAGAAAGCTACATAAATCAGCGCAAACTTTACTGGAAGTGTGTGCAGACCTTTGTGGACACAAAACACTGAGCTTGTTTGAGAGTTCAAATATCGCACCAAGCGTACGCACTCAAAGAGACTTGCAAGATATTATCGGTCAACAACAGGGCAAGCGAGCTTTAGAAATTGCAGCGGCGGGTAACCATAATCTGCTGTTTTTGGGGCCACCCGGAACAGGCAAAACCATGCTGGCTTCGCGCTTGTGTGATTTATTGCCGCCAATGAGCGACGTTGAGGCGATGGAAACCGCCTCTGTCGCTTCTCTCACTCAGCAAGAGATTAATATTCACAACTGGAAGCAAAGGCCGTTTCGTTCGCCTCATCACTCCAGCTCGATGGCGGCGTTAGTGGGCGGAGGTTCTATTCCTCGTCCGGGAGAAATTTCTCTCGCTCACAATGGATTGCTGTTTCTCGACGAGATGCCCGAGTTCGAACGAAAAGTCTTAGACTCACTACGTGAACCTTTGGAATCTGGCGAAATCATTATTTCTCGCGTGCAAGGTAAGACTCGTTTTCCTGCCCGCTTTCAGCTGGTGGGGGCATTAAACCCAAGTCCGACGGGGTATCACGAAGGAGAGCAGGCGAGAGTTAATCCGCAGGTGATTTTGCGTTATTTGAGTCGCCTGTCTGGCCCATTGCTCGACAGGTTTGATATGTCGATAGAGATCCCCGCTTTACCGAAAGGCACGCTGTCTAATGGTGGAGACAGGGGAGAGCCTACGGCGATGGTCAAAGAGCGAGTGCTGCAAGCTCGTGAAATAATGTTAGAGCGAAGCGGAAAAGTGAATGCCTTGCTGCAAAGCCGAGAGATAGAGCAAGTTTGCCCTTTAACTAAGCCGGATGCTGAGTTTCTAGAAAATGCACTGCACCGTTTGGGGTTGTCTGTTCGGGCGTATCATCGCATCATCAAAGTCGCGCGTACGATTGCTGATCTACAGGGCGAGTTGCAGATAAATCGTGCTCATCTTGCGGAAGCATTGGGTTATCGTGCGATGGACAGGTTACTCAAACAACTTACTTCTCAGTCGATTAGCTAA